A window of the Branchiostoma lanceolatum isolate klBraLanc5 chromosome 13, klBraLanc5.hap2, whole genome shotgun sequence genome harbors these coding sequences:
- the LOC136447387 gene encoding E3 ubiquitin-protein ligase HECW2-like isoform X2, whose amino-acid sequence MAARTQLELIQQQRDRGQRFSMTSDLILPPRGVLRNRLVRRVPRLNLHDRANSDTNLAHPDFLNRSSLSVNRYQYTFGTDSSLVVTWDIKEEVGANDWIGLFPLSENSPSGFWDYKNRGVNGTHKGQIIWVLDPEPHFNESLTRICFKYYHGATGALRAITPSISVKNPQARAFSVILQGSVGEDGEDHCRLVRFTISDVHARYLKKGMFFNPDPYVKMSIQPGKRASFPQLTHHGQSTRTSVSENTISPSWHSEQFTFDALPTDVLELELKDKFAKSRPTINRFLGKLTIPVQRLIERNAIGDEVLAYNLQRRSPSDHVTGQIIFRVVFHHRSEEGEEEMPTTPITPLECSPSRRHLRHFHIPSVSNGQSADSEDGVVAPDNRTTYSSSPEEEAPVGGTDEALIEVVMETRDFSQQHDGDVMYGVEDFMNGTDFLSDVTNQDENRTIIAHGRTESSDALPSLTAPMAEQEGVSLFPVHMSAHELCPPVTPSTARGLREVSLGDILDQLTPDDPSALPRGSASISSLLDRASTRNDPEFLLDMDQLAYIDDNDVFHDAVESPSQPLVQSPSQPLVESPSQPLVESPSQPLVESPSQPLVESPSQPLVESPSQPLVESFGDESPSQLLVESLGDESPSQPCVTDSSAVCGVTEPPLQPPETRDISTNTSPTLDSPTAAVLLETLDAQVPCQRDFLHQIDPQLPDVDPNLSNTEAPSPEMDPQLSDLDLQHPIVDPGMTDVDPHFPTVDPHVSGVVPCAEDRETADGADGDVTVDADTTADADVAYVTADADATAKTEVPADATADYDFTADADVFAGADVPSDADPAESANADVPAVTTVPDGAVPADADGAVPADADGAVPADCAVPADADCAVPADCAVPADADGAVPADCAVPADADGAVPADCVVPADADGAAPADCAVHADADGAVPAAESVPAPSLQPSLSLPDDPDLSPCVERRGSHARVDTMELIAEIDNYVTTVTQTAQRRRQLSSVRSDSVSSGTARRNTSTDSDSTSSTDTSSRHSADSASMISLQERRRSLIRQNAARASVERAESQDVFHPEGSGQDSDVLRQAVLSDGFHQDSMVDSTQDSAGFRQDSMVDSIGTFGSSLDHVDSEDGGELTSDLRPTPDGEANLIVVEDTSRGQGSQDSEDSDSGVNLLADGSLGPDDVIVGTDPTAMGAKTFRPRIHSSVRSESYLIATRPDTPIQQRRGRVTAAENVSSQSTPSTSRQASLHEEDGADSAGRGETDTAGRNSANNAGRSETNTGCEETDIAGSNETDITGHEETDTTGREETDTPGRAVLIERSGTPGAAGERLSTGSDTGQLSPAADGQAEDQSASAQALIWERRPSASVESSDSQEQLQGQVAGNGTAAGATAVDPSLADATCSPLAENGTAQGQEPIAAREPVRARVTLPTLPRQPRANERANVMYPRVEPPPGMEPLPTHWEARVDSHGRVFYIDHVNRTTTWERPHGNVSAQQLQRSSSINEEQQRAQLDRRYQSIRRTMTEEEETVEEGAAVGARGTADGMDSADQPSPRSERRTMLQSPAVQFLTSTEFFNILGSNVTGGHLYSHSPCLKHMIGKIRRDPTMFERYQHNRDIVTFLNSFGDLNQDLPRGWEMKYDRTGKMFFIDHNSRTTTFIDPRLPSSAVLSPHHAPSMDFLQVPGSRSRSHSAGEDEIRRSSINITVRAPVPPPRPRETLTRSLGSGYSAQPAADVPLAYSDKVVAFLRQSSILDVLREKQPAFASNTLLKEKINVIRNEGTAALERLADDVDLIILLSLFETEIMSFVPPAQHVQTHADRAYSPRGSPQASPQASPGLQRANARAPAPYRRDFESKLRNFYRKLESKGYGQGPGKLKLNIRRDHLLSDTFNKIMGTTKRDLQRNKLYVTFVGEEGLDYGGPSREFFFLLSRELFNPYYGLFEYSANDQYTVQVSPMSAFVDNAHDCRWKVPYPWFRFSGRILGLALIHQYLLDAFFTRPFYKALLRTPCDINDLQAVDEEFYASLQWIKDNDITDILELTFSVDEEVFGQVTERELITNGKNVPVTEKNKMNYIERVVKWRLERGVAEQTESLVRGFYEVIDTRLVSVFDARELELVIAGTAEIDIVDWRKNTEYRSGYHDRHPVIQWFWTAVERFDNERRLRLLQFVTGTSSIPYEGFAALRGSNGPRKFCIEKWGKISALPRAHTCFNRLDLPPYPSYAMLYEKLIIAVEETSTFGME is encoded by the exons ATGGCCGCCCGTACGCAACTCGAACTCATTCAGCAGCAGCGCGACCGCGGCCAGCGATTcagcatgacctctgacctgatcCTGCCGCCGCGGGGCGTGTTGCGTAACCGCCTGGTGCGCCGGGTCCCGCGGCTGAATCTGCACGACCGTGCGAACTCCGACACTAACCTGGCGCACCCAGACTTCCTCAACCGGTCGAGTCTGTCCGTAAATCGGTACCAGTACACCTTCGGCACGGACAGCAGCCTGGTGGTCACCTGGGACATCAAGGAGGAGGTGGGGGCCAACGACTGGATCGGGCTCTTTCCCCTCA GTGAGAACTCCCCCAGTGGATTCTGGGATTACAAGAACCGGGGTGTGAACGGGACGCACAAGGGGCAGATCATCTGGGTCCTGGACCCCGAGCCTCACTTCAACGAGT CTTTGACCAGGATCTGTTTTAAGTACTACCATGGAGCCACCGGAGCGCTGAGGGCCATCACGCCCTCCATTAGCGTCAAGAACCCACAAGCACGG GCGTTTTCTGTCATCCTGCAGGGTTCTGTCGGTGAGGATGGGGAGGACCACTGCAGGCTGGTCAGGTTTACCATATCAG ACGTCCATGCGAGGTACCTGAAGAAGGGCATGTTCTTTAACCCTGACCCGTACGTGAAGATGTCGATCCAGCCGGGAAAGCGCGCCAGTTTCCCCCAGCTGACGCACCATGGACAGAGCACACGCACAAGCGTGTCGGAGAACACCATCAGCCCGTCCTGGCACAGCGAG CAGTTCACCTTTGATGCACTCCCCACGGATGTGTTGGAGTTGGAGCTGAAAGACAAGTTCGCCAAGAGCCGCCCGACGATAAACCGTTTCCTGGGCAAGCTGACGATTCCCGTGCAGAGACTCATCGAGAGAAACGCCATCGG GGACGAAGTTTTGGCATACAATCTGCAGAGGCGTTCACCATCCGACCATGTGACCGGACAGATCATATTTCGTGTTGTCTTCCACCACAGGAGTGAGGAAGGGGAAG aagAGATGCCGACCACGCCCATCACCCCATTGGAGTGCTCCCCCTCCCGACGACATCTCCGCCACTTCCACATCCCCAGCGTCTCCAACGGCCAATCAGCAGACAGCGAGGACGGCGTGGTTGCCCCCGACAACAGGACGACCTACAGCAGCAGCCCAGAGGAGGAGGCACCCGTCGGCGGGACGGACGAGGCACTTATTGAGGTTGTCATGGAAACCAGAGACTTTTCCCAGCAGCATGACGGTGATGTCATGTATGGGGTCGAAGACTTCATGAATGGGACGGATTTCCTGTCCGACGTGACAAATCAGGACGAGAACAGGACGATAATCGCTCACGGACGGACGGAGAGCTCGGACGCCCTGCCCAGCCTGACTGCACCAATGGCAGAGCAGGAGGGGGTTTCCCTCTTCCCGGTGCACATGTCTGCACATGAACTCTGCCCCCCGGTGACCCCCAGCACAGCTCGAGGCCTGCGGGAGGTCAGTTTAGGGGACATTCTGGACCAGCTGACCCCGGATGACCCTTCGGCCCTCCCCCGAGGCAGCGCCAGCATCAGCAGTCTGCTGGACCGCGCCTCGACCAGAAACGACCCCGAGTTTCTCCTGGACATGGACCAGCTCGCATACATCGATGACAACGACGTGTTTCACGATGCCGTCGAGAGCCCCAGTCAGCCATTGGTGCAGAGCCCCAGTCAGCCATTGGTGGAGAGCCCCAGTCAGCCATTGGTGGAGAGCCCCAGTCAGCCATTGGTGGAGAGCCCCAGTCAGCCATTGGTGGAGAGCCCCAGTCAGCCATTGGTGGAGAGCCCCAGTCAGCCATTGGTGGAGAGCTTTGGTGATGAGAGCCCAAGTCAGCTATTGGTGGAGAGCCTTGGTGATGAGAGCCCCAGTCAGCCATGTGTTACGGACTCCTCGGCTGTCTGTGGTGTTACGGAACCGCCTCTGCAGCCTCCTGAAACCAGAGACATTTCCACAAACACCTCCCCGACCCTGGACTCGCCCACGGCAGCAGTTTTACTGGAGACTCTGGATGCACAAGTCCCTTGTCAACGAGACTTTCTCCATCAAATAGACCCACAGCTCCCTGATGTAGACCCAAATCTCTCAAACACAGAAGCTCCGTCCCCTGAAATGGACCCACAGCTGTCAGATTTAGACCTACAGCACCCCATTGTAGACCCAGGAATGACTGATGTAGACCCACACTTCCCAACTGTAGACCCACATGTCTCGGGTGTCGTCCCTTGTGCTGAGGACAGGGAGACAGCAGATGGTGCTGATGGTGACGTTACTGTTGATGCCGATACTACTGCAGACGCTGATGTTGCTTATGTTACAGCTGATGCAGATGCTACTGCTAAGACTGAAGTTCCTGCTGATGCAACTGCAGATTATGATTTTACTGCAGATGCTGATGTATTTGCTGGTGCTGATGTACCTTCAGATGCTGATCCTGCTGAATCTGCTAATGCAGATGTCCCTGCTGTTACTACTGTACCTGACGGTGCTGTCCCTGCTGATGCTGATGGTGCTGTCCCTGCTGATGCTGATGGTGCTGTCCCTGCTGATTGTGCTGTCCCTGCTGATGCTGATTGTGCTGTCCCTGCTGATTGTGCTGTCCCTGCTGATGCTGATGGTGCTGTCCCTGCTGATTGTGCTGTCCCTGCTGATGCTGATGGTGCTGTCCCTGCTGATTGTGTTGTCCCTGCTGATGCTGATGGTGCTGCCCCTGCTGATTGTGCTGTCCATGCTGATGCTGATGGTGCTGTCCCTGCTGCTGAGTCCGTCCCCGCCCCCAGCCTGCAGCCCAGCCTGAGTCTGCCCGATGATCCGGACCTCAGCCCGTGTGTGGAGAGGCGGGGCTCGCATGCTCGGGTGGACACCATGGAACTCATCGCAGAGATCGACAACTACGTCACCACGGTAACGCAGACGGCGCAGCGGAGGCGCCAGCTGAGCTCGGTGCGCAGCGACAGCGTGAGCAGCGGGACGGCGCGGCGGAACACGTCCACGGACAGCGACTCGACCTCCAGCACAGACACGTCATCGCGGCACAGCGCGGACTCCGCCTCGATGATCAGTCTGCAGGAGCGCCGCCGCTCGCTCATCCGACAGAACGCCGCGAGGGCCTCCGTGGAACGCGCTGAGTCACAGGACGTGTTCCACCCGGAGGGGTCGGGTCAGGACAGCGACGTGCTCAGGCAGGCTGTGCTGAGTGACGGCTTCCACCAGGACAGCATGGTGGACAGCACACAGGATAGTGCAGGGTTCCGCCAGGACAGCATGGTGGACAGCATCGGCACATTCGGCAGCTCGCTGGATCACGTGGATAGCGAGGATGGGGGagagctgacctctgacctccgacCCACCCCTGACGGCGAGGCAAACTTGATTGTTGTGGAGGACACGAGCAGAGGTCAGGGGTCGCAGGACAGCGAGGACAGCGACTCTGGGGTCAACCTGCTGGCGGACGGGTCGTTAG GTCCCGACGATGTCATCGTGGGGACGGACCCCACCGCCATGGGAGCGAAAACGTTCCGGCCGAGAATCCACTCGTCTGTGCGCTCCGAGAGTTACCTGATCGCAACCCGGCCGGACACGCCCATCCAACAGCGCCGCGGCAGGGTCACGGCCGCCGAGAACGTCAGCAGCCAATCAACACCCAGCACCAGCCGGCAGGCCTCGCTGCACGAGGAGGACGGAGCGGACTCGGCTGGACGTGGTGAGACCGACACGGCGGGACGCAACAGTGCTAACAACGCTGGGCGCAGCGAGACCAACACCGGGTGCGAAGAGACTGACATTGCAGGAAGCAACGAGACAGACATTACCGGGCACGAAGAGACAGACACAACCGGGCGCGAAGAGACAGACACGCCGGGGCGTGCCGTGCTGATAGAGCGCAGCGGGACACCAGGAGCCGCGGGGGAGAGGCTCAGCACGGGCTCCGACACaggacagctctctccagctgctgatgggcaag CTGAGGACCAGTCAGCGTCGGCCCAGGCCCTTATTTGGGAGCGGCGCCCGAGTGCGAGCGTGGAGAGTTCCGACTCCCAGGAGCAGCTGCAGGGACAGGTGGCAGGTAACGGCACAG CTGCAGGTGCAACAGCTGTAGACCCCAGTCTTGCAGATGCCACCTGCTCCCCCCTCGCTGAGAATGGCACAGCCCAGGGCCAGGAGCCAATAGCGGCCAGGGAACCGGTCAGGGCAAGGGTCACGCTGCCCACATTGCCCCGGCAACCTCGAGCGAATGAGAGAGCCAACGTGATGTACCCCCGGGTGGAACCTCCGCCTGGCATGGAGCCCCTGCCCACAC ACTGGGAGGCGCGAGTGGACAGCCACGGGCGCGTGTTCTACATCGACCACGTGAACCGCACCACAACTTGGGAGCGTCCCCATGGCAACGTGTCGGCCCAGCAGCTGCAACGGTCCAGCTCCATCAACGAGGAGCAGCAGCGTGCCCAGCTGGACAGAAG ATACCAGAGCATCCGGCGCACCATGACAGAAGAGGAGGAGACTGTGGAGGAGGGGGCGGCTGTCGGGGCCCGAG GAACAGCTGACGGGATGGACAGCGCTGACCAGCCCTCCCCGCGGTCAGAGCGGCGCACCATGCTGCAGTCCCCGGCCGTGCAGTTCCTCACCAGCACCGAGTTCTTCAACATCCTCGGCAGCAACGTG aCGGGCGGCCACCTGTACTCGCACAGCCCGTGCCTGAAGCACATGATCGGGAAGATCCGGCGCGACCCGACGATGTTCGAGCGGTACCAGCACAACCGGGACATCGTCACCTTCCTGAACAGCTTCGGGGACCTCAACCAGGACCTGCCCAGGGGGTGGGAGATGAAGTACGACAGGACAGGGAAG ATGTTTTTTATTGATCACAACTCTCGGACGACGACGTTTATCGACCCTCGGCTGCCGTCCTCAGCTGTGCTGAGTCCGCATCACGCGCCGAGCATGGACTTCCTGCAGGTCCCAGGGTCAAGGTCACGCAGCCACAGCGCTGGCGAG GATGAAATCAGAAGAAGCAGCATCAACATCACAGTACGA GCCCCCGTCCCCCCTCCCCGGCCGCGGGAAACGCTGACCCGGTCGCTGGGCTCGGGTTACTCTGCGCAGCCGGCAGCCGACGTTCCTCTCG CCTACAGCGACAAGGTGGTCGCCTTCCTGCGCCAGTCCAGCATCCTGGACGTCCTGAGGGAAAAACAGCCGGCGTTCGCCTCCAACACTCTCTTAAA ggagaagattaacgTGATCCGTAACGAGGGGACAG CGGCGCTGGAGCGTCTGGCGGACGACGTGGACCTGATCATCCTGCTGAGCCTGTTCGAGACCGAGATCATGTCGTTTGTGCCGCCCGCGCAACACGTGCAGACCCACGCTGACAGGGCGTACTCCCCACGTGGGTCACCTCAGGCATCTCCCCAGGCCTCCCCAG GTTTGCAGCGCGCCAATGCCAGAGCACCAGCCCCATACAGGAGAGACTTTGAGTCAAAACTGAGGAACTTCTACAGAAAACTGGAGTCGAAGGGCTACGGACAGGGACCGGGCAAGCTGAA GTTGAACATCAGAAGAGACCATCTTCTTTCCGACACCTTCAACAAAATCATGGGCACCACAAAACGGGACCTGCAGCGGAACAAACTCTATGTTACCTTCGTGGGGGAGGAGGG GCTGGACTACGGCGGCCCGTCACGGGAGTTTTTCTTCCTGCTGTCCCGAGAACTGTTCAACCCGTACTACGGCCTGTTCGAGTACTCCGCTAACGACCAGTACACGGTCCAGGTCAGCCCCATGTCAGCCTTCGTGGACAACGCACACGACTG TCGATGGAAAGTCCCTTACCCCTG gttcaggttcagtGGGCGGATCCTGGGCCTGGCCCTGATACATCAGTACCTGTTAGATGCCTTCTTCACCAGACCCTTCTACAAGGCCCTGCTCAGAAC GCCATGTGACATCAACGACCTTCAGGCCGTGGATGAGGAGTTCTATGCGTCGCTGCAGTGGATCAAGGACAACGACATCACGGACATCCTGGAGCTGACCTTCAGTGTGGATGAGGAGGTTTTTGGACAG GTGACGGAACGCGAGCTGATCACGAATGGGAAAAACGTTCCTGTGACGGAGAAGAACAAGATGAACTACATCGAGCGGGTGGTGAAGTGGCGGCTGGAGAGGGGCGTGGCTGAGCAGACCGAGAGCCTCGTCAGGGGCTTCTACGAG GTGATTGACACCCGCCTGGTGTCGGTGTTTGATGCCCGGGAGCTGGAGCTGGTGATCGCCGGGACCGCTGAGATCGACATTGTGGACTGGAGGAAAAACACGGAATACCGATCAG GTTACCATGACCGCCACCCTGTGATCCAGTGGTTCTGGACGGCCGTCGAGAGGTTTGATAACGAGAGGAGACTTCGACTCCTGCAG TTTGTGACCGGGACGTCCAGTATCCCGTACGAGGGTTTCGCGGCGCTGCGCGGCAGCAACGGACCCCGCAAGTTCTGCATAGAGAAGTGGGGCAAGATTTCTGCACTGCCAAG AGCCCACACCTGCTTTAACCGGCTGGACCTGCCCCCGTACCCGAGCTACGCCATGCTGTATGAGAAGCTGATCATCGCTGTGGAGGAGACCAGCACCTTCGGCATGGAGTGA